Proteins co-encoded in one Hyla sarda isolate aHylSar1 chromosome 4, aHylSar1.hap1, whole genome shotgun sequence genomic window:
- the FGL2 gene encoding fibroleukin, whose translation MNCAEPFTLFSTMMKPLLCLITFAALSAGLAGAEEKNVPSENHGNTCPIKIKTGAKCDGEENCPYQIMLPPMTIQLPKQLQLLEKTLKEVQSLKETVSNLKKSCQDCKLQADEIPEKGTTEVTDGDGQVNHIQDLQSKMKKMSISLKNARIQITNLQDQIEKMNMNNVEDYIDKKIANLAFTLGNGDKCSNNCSLKGPLSSIQFIFKDCSEYYKMGKRLNGIYQVMPDPKNKTFEVFCDMESMGGGWTVVQRREDGTINFNRTWNEYKNGFGNLSGEFWLGNDRLHLLSKSSNMMLRIELEDFKGVKEFANYDQFYVANEYLKYKLSLGDYHGTAGDALHFSKQYNHDQKFFTTPDKDNDRYPSGNCGAYYGSGWWFDACMSANLNGKYYEKEYKGVRNGIFWGTWPGVSEENLHSYRQTFKAVRMMIRPKDFSP comes from the exons ATGAACTGTGCTGAGCCTTTTACTCTATTCTCTACAATGATGAAGCCTCTCTTGTGTCTGATAACCTTTGCTGCCTTGTCAGCTGGGCTTGCTGGGGCAGAAGAAAAGAATGTTCCATCAGAAAACCATGGCAATActtgtcccatcaaaataaagacTGGTGCTAAATGTgatggagaagagaactgtccctACCAGATAATGTTGCCTCCAATGACAATACAGTTACCCAAGCAGTTGCAGCTTCTTGAAAAAACACTGAAGGAAGTCCAGAGCCTTAAGGAAACTGTAAGTAATCTTAAGAAATCATGTCAGGACTGCAAACTGCAGGCAGATGAGATCCCGGAGAAAGGGACTACAGAGGTCACTGATGGAGACGGGCAGGTGAATCACATACAAGATCTGCAGTCTAAGATGAAGAAAATGTCCATAAGTCTAAAGAATGCACGGATTCAGATTACCAACTTGCAGGATCAGATAGAGAAGATGAACATGAACAATGTGGAAGATTACATTGACAAGAAGATAGCAAACCTGGCATTCACACTCGGCAATGGTGACAAGTGTTCTAACAACTGTTCCCTGAAGGGACCACTTTCAA GCATACAGTTTATCTTCAAAGACTGTTCTGAATACTACAAGATGGGCAAAAGACTAAATGGTATTTACCAAGTTATGCCAGATCCAAAGAATAAGACATTTGAAGTCTTCTGTGATATGGAATCTATGGGTGGAGGCTGGACAGTAGTGCAAAGGCGTGAAGATGGCACCATAAATTTCAATAGGACATGgaatgaatacaaaaatggtttTGGAAACCTCAGTGGTGAGTTTTGGTTGGGAAACGACAGGCTTCATCTCTTATCCAAAAGCAGTAACATGATGCTGAGAATTGAACTTGAGGATTTTAAGGGTGTTAAAGAATTTGCCAATTATGACCAGTTCTATGTGGCTAATGAATATCTTAAGTATAAACTGTCTCTCGGCGACTATCATGGAACGGCTGGTGATGCACTACACTTCAGCAAACAGTACAACCATGACCAAAAATTCTTTACTACTCCAGACAAAGACAATGACAGGTATCCATCTGGAAATTGTGGCGCTTACTATGGGTCTGGGTGGTGGTTTGATGCATGCATGTCTGCAAATCTTAATGGTAAATACTATGAGAAAGAATACAAGGGTGTGCGTAATGGGATTTTTTGGGGTACATGGCCAGGTGTTTCTGAAGAGAACTTACACAGTTACAGGCAAACCTTCAAGGCTGTTAGGATGATGATCAGACCAAAAGACTTTTCACCGTAA